The DNA segment cgtgctgaaacctagatggactcgtgcctgtctgacactattaatatcacaactattaactttctgttgtacctggtttggtaatttttatcattaatgtttaaaacagtctggccagaggaggaagggtcccccttgtgagtcttggttcctcccaaggtttcttcctccagctctgagggagtttttccttgccactgtcgccgttggcttgctcacgggggtctttgacgcttcatgttatttcttctttcttctctgtctctgttctttattaagtaataattatgtaaagctgctttgtgacgacaacagttgtaaaaagcgctatacaaataaatttgacttgacttgacttgatttactTTTGGAAGTCAAAGGAAGTCACTTATTAATACATAATCCTCTTGATTATAAACACTACTGGGCTTCGAtcagtctatatatatatatatatatatatatatatatatatatatatatatatatatatatatattcttacaAAACAttatcaaataaatataaattgacCTACAAACTGCACAGCTGATCTGATTCGCTGGGCCATGGAGTTTTAAAAAGGCTATTTAGACCAAAGTAAGGCTCGGTACTCACAGCAGTGGTGTGGCATCACTGGTTGAGATTTCAGCCTCACCTGTAAGGAGTGTAAagctaattaaaaaaacagataTACAGGTCTGTATCCTCTACATAGAACACACTTAAAAATGACACTTTTCTGCAAACATTAGATCATAATGTCTATGTCACATTTTGTGAGATAACCTTTCTACATTCagcttcttatctgcttcttcctggttgAGGTGGGTTCAGAATCTATCCAGAATCTGTGGGTGCAAGGCATGAATACCCCAGGGgtgccagtccattgcaggcCACCACACACATCCATACCCATTTAAACCTAGGGGCAATTACATATCACCAATACatctaccatgtgtgtttttaggaGGTCAAAAGAAAAATCTAAGTACTCTGAGGAACTCTGAggagctcatcacctccagactccacctccacctccagtTATCTGCAGAAGTTCAATTTGGTATGTGACAAAAAATGAGAAAGCCAGGGAGGCAAATGGCAATCCCCGTAAGCTAAAGCTAGCGCTAGCCAACGCTTTTAACATCTCTATTCTTCGAAGTTCTCTACCTTGAAAATCTGGAGCTCAACACACAAcagagaggaaagcactggcTTAGAGAAGCGGCCTTGTGATCGTCTGAACCGAGATTCTGAGAGAGCTTGAAGTGCTCTTCAGCAAGGCACCCAAACCCCAACTGCTCCCCGGTCACCAAAGCTagggctgcccactgctctgggcacgtgtgctcattGTAAAATTCCTATGTGTTCAGCACACATGGAAGCTGAGTGGTTCTTCCTTCTTCCTTGACCTGAAAGACTCCATAAATCCAAACCAGTGGAAGTGAGTGGGGGtatggctaaaagctaaccggctacagTCTCCAGGAAACCACATTGAGAGGACACCACGAGACAACAGTAGCACTAAATAGTGATGCTGCCAAATAGAATTAAGAGTTTACTTGTATTAGTGATGGTGAGGTGAACAGTAACTCCCACATCTCCTGCACTGAACCAGTACCAGCCAGCATCACTCTTCTGCAGTCCACTCATCTCCACTCTGAAGGATCCTTTCCCATCATCACTGATATTCACTGCTGAATTCGGGTAGCAGCTCCAGTCTGTAAATCTGCACCACTTCTTCAGTTTATTCTTATATCCAGCACTGTAGAAACACTGGACACTGACACTGCCCCCTTCCTGACCACTCACACTGCTGTTCTCCACTCTCACAGCAGGATCTGAATGAAGAGCAGAGAAGGAGTGGAGGAAACACAAACTCCATCATTAGAGACACGTCCTACAAGCCTTAAGCTACAGTGAACATGTTCTGCTTCACACAGAGAGACTTCTTACCTGCACTGACCATCAGATCCACGTAATTCCCGTCATCTGGAGTCCCAAACCCACCAATTTCCACAGCACACCAATAATATCCAGAGTCTGAGTCTTGGAGGCTGTTCAGTTCCACAGTAAACATATTCTGGGTTGGATGATCAGTGACGGATGTAGTTTTTGTACTTTGGTCTGTGTAGGCTACTATTCCACATGAGGACCAGTAATACCCTTTACACCAGTATTTATGGTTTAATTTGTACTGCTTATCATAAA comes from the Salminus brasiliensis chromosome 23, fSalBra1.hap2, whole genome shotgun sequence genome and includes:
- the LOC140545548 gene encoding polymeric immunoglobulin receptor-like isoform X2 is translated as MGFYSLSSSLILLVFLLFISDSESVRTLKKLAVRRGGSLSVPCFYDKQYKLNHKYWCKGYYWSSCGIVAYTDQSTKTTSVTDHPTQNMFTVELNSLQDSDSGYYWCAVEIGGFGTPDDGNYVDLMVSADPAVRVENSSVSGQEGGSVSVQCFYSAGYKNKLKKWCRFTDWSCYPNSAVNISDDGKGSFRVEMSGLQKSDAGWYWFSAGDVGVTVHLTITNTSEAEISTSDATPLLNGTTLAFFIILGLFLLLVVGLVIWTLQRHMLATKRRSNRGPADVLYSNIVFRGKSQTQPDQEDHDDKVIYNAVKCHQ
- the LOC140545548 gene encoding polymeric immunoglobulin receptor-like isoform X1, producing the protein MGFYSLSSSLILLVFLLFISDSESVRTLKKLAVRRGGSLSVPCFYDKQYKLNHKYWCKGYYWSSCGIVAYTDQSTKTTSVTDHPTQNMFTVELNSLQDSDSGYYWCAVEIGGFGTPDDGNYVDLMVSADPAVRVENSSVSGQEGGSVSVQCFYSAGYKNKLKKWCRFTDWSCYPNSAVNISDDGKGSFRVEMSGLQKSDAGWYWFSAGDVGVTVHLTITNTSEAEISTSDATPLLNGTTLAFFIILGLFLLLVVGLVIWTLQRHMLATKRRSNRGPADVLYSNIVFRGKSQTQPDQLIYFLLAQEDHDDKVIYNAVKCHQ